Sequence from the Kribbella aluminosa genome:
GTGGTCGATCTCCACGAACTCCACGATCAGGTCCGCGAACCGCCCCGCGATCAACTCCTGGTACGCCGCCGACCCGGTGTGCGCGTCGTACGCCGCCTGATCCGCGAAGTGCTCGACGAACAACAGGTAGTCGGGCGTCGCCGGATCCCGGTACACCCGGAACGACAGCGTCCCCTCCTCCGCACCCGGGCCGCGCGGCCCGAACTCCTGCACGATCGCCTCGGCCGCCGCCTGGTTGCCGTCCTTCAGCCTGATCGGAAACACCTTCGCCAGCATCACAGTCCTCCTTGGTGGTTTTCCTCAAGGTTCGCCTGCCGCCGGCGGTGCGTCCGGCCATATTCGGTCATCTCAGTGTGACCATATAGCGAGACAATATGTCTCATTTAGCAAGACTCTGCGCTAGCGTGAACACTGTTGGCGAAGGCAAAGGAGCCTGGGATGAACAACGTGTACACACACGGCCATCACGAGTCGGTACTGCGCTCGCACCGCTGGCGGACCGCGGAGAACTCCGCCGGATACCTGCTGGCGCACCTGCGCCCCGGGATGTCGCTGCTCGACGTCGGCGCCGGCCCCGGGCACCATCACCGCCGACCTGGCCCGTCTGGTCGAGCCTGGCCGGACCACCGCGCTCGAGGCGAGTGCCGACGCGCTGGACATCACCCGGAAAGCGTTCGAGAACGTCGAGGTCGACGTGGAGTTCGTGGTCGGCGACGTCCACGCGCTCGATCTGCCCGACGACACGTACGACGTCGTCCACGCGCACCAGGTGCTGCAGCACGTGGCCGATCCGGTGCAGGCGCTGCGCGAGATGCGCCGGGTGTGCAAACCGGGCGGGATCGTCGCGGTCCGCGACTCCGACTACCACGGCTTCGTCTGGTACCCGGCGCTGCCGGAGCTCGACGAGTGGATGGGCCTCTACCAGCGGATGGCTCGCGCCAACAAGGGCGAGCCGGACGCGGGCCGCCGTCTGCTTGCGTGGGCACACGCCGCCGGGTTCGAACAGGTGGAGGCAACCACCTCGACCTGGGCGTTCACCAACCCGGAGGACCGT
This genomic interval carries:
- a CDS encoding putative quinol monooxygenase, whose protein sequence is MLAKVFPIRLKDGNQAAAEAIVQEFGPRGPGAEEGTLSFRVYRDPATPDYLLFVEHFADQAAYDAHTGSAAYQELIAGRFADLIVEFVEIDHELIISL
- a CDS encoding class I SAM-dependent methyltransferase; translated protein: MVEPGRTTALEASADALDITRKAFENVEVDVEFVVGDVHALDLPDDTYDVVHAHQVLQHVADPVQALREMRRVCKPGGIVAVRDSDYHGFVWYPALPELDEWMGLYQRMARANKGEPDAGRRLLAWAHAAGFEQVEATTSTWAFTNPEDRAFWGGMWADRILKSALADQARAAGVPEETLTAISEAWQTWTAGPDSWISILHGELLCTA